One Castanea sativa cultivar Marrone di Chiusa Pesio chromosome 4, ASM4071231v1 DNA window includes the following coding sequences:
- the LOC142631100 gene encoding UPF0481 protein At3g47200-like: MEESASMQIQLATASINSEDQNIQKEADIPGGNEKKNDELVIEIIKMFERPEIPSWAQCIYKVPHYLRKLNEEAYTPQVISIGPLHHKNERLKAMEEHKERFFKGFRERSKIELEYLVDIIKKLEERIRGCYAETIDLDSNTFVKMVLVDASYIIELFFRHMSENNPLIEEPRAFAVMLDLVLLENQLPFFVIQELYNLAYPSPSNDLSLVKLSFIYFRQFNIQFINAHPNVKIEHFTDLLRTFLIPPPKKQRERGYRMINRLYTATQLHEVGVKFKVIASESCFDIKVEKGVLEIPRLVLNDRVEVVYRNIIALEQTRYIEEGYFTDYFIFMALLIKTRKDVDLLCDKNILFNHLDNSYAAELMIKNLNKGILLINMRRDYVDVGEELKNFYDQRPWRRRMALLKSEYFSTPSQATSTIVTLGVITVLTLIQTVCSIMQVKGSS; this comes from the coding sequence ATGGAAGAATCAGCGAGTATGCAAATTCAACTCGCAACTGCTTCAATAAATAGTGAAGATCAAAATATTCAAAAGGAAGCAGACATTCCAggtggaaatgaaaaaaaaaatgatgagttggtaattgaaattattaaaatgttCGAAAGGCCGGAGATTCCATCATGGGCTCAATGTATCTACAAGGTTCCGCACTACCTTCGAAAATTGAATGAAGAAGCCTACACTCCTCAAGTTATTTCAATTGGCCCCCTCCACCACAAAAACGAGAGATTGAAAGCCATGGAAGAGCATAAAGAGAGATTCTTTAAGGGTTTCAGGGAACGGAGTAAGATAGAGTTGGAGTATTTAGTAGACATAATAAAGAAATTGGAAGAAAGAATTCGCGGGTGTTATGCAGAGACTATTGACCTGGATAGTAATACGTTTGTGAAAATGGTATTGGTGGATGCCAGCTACATTATTGAGCTTTTCTTCAGACATATGTCGGAAAATAATCCTTTGATTGAGGAACCAAGGGCTTTTGCTGTGATGCTGGACTTGGTATTACTTGAAAATCAGCTTCCATTCTTTGTTATTCAGGAACTATACAACCTTGCATATCCCTCTCCCTCAAACGACCTTAGTTTAGTTAAGCTTTCTTTTATATACTTTCGTCAATTCAACATTCAGTTCATAAACGCCCATCCCAATGTGAAAATAGAACACTTCACCGATCTTCTTAGAACCTTTCTGATACCTCCACCAAAGAAGCAACGAGAAAGAGGCTATAGAATGATTAACCGTTTGTACACTGCAACACAGCTCCATGAGGTAGGAGTAAAGTTCAAGGTTATTGCAAGTGAATCGTGTTTTGACATCAAAGTTGAAAAAGGAGTGTTGGAGATCCCAAGATTGGTATTAAACGATCGGGTGGAAGTTGTTTATCGAAACATTATTGCATTAGAGCAAACTCGCTATATAGAAGAAGGATACTTTACTGATTACTTTATCTTTATGGCCTTACTTATCAAGACTAGAAAAGATGTGGATTTGCTTTGTGATAAAAATATCTTGTTTAATCACCTCGACAACAGCTATGCAGCAGAACTTATGATTAAGAATCTTAACAAAGGAATCTTATTGATAAATATGAGACGTGATTACGTTGATGTCGGTGAAGAATTGAAAAATTTCTATGACCAACGACCTTGGCGCAGACGGATGGCACTATTAAAAAGTGAATATTTTAGCACTCCTTCGCAAGCCACTTCTACAATCGTTACTCTTGGTGTAATTACGGTGCTCACTTTGATACAAACAGTATGTTCTATCATGCAAGTAAAAGGTTCAAGTTGA